The Thalassotalea psychrophila genome window below encodes:
- the dapF gene encoding diaminopimelate epimerase yields MLMNFSKMHGLGNDFLMLDNVTQNIYLSNEQIRKLADRNFGVGFDQLLVVEPPYDPELDFHYRIYNADGSEVSQCGNGARCFARFVKMKGLTNKNKIKVTTTSGKMTLHIERDGQVTVTMPVPDFEPKKIPFTAQKVEGTYILRADEETVLCGAVSMGNPHCVLTVDSVADAPVAILGKALAEHERFPEGANVSFMEVVSPKYVKLRVYERGAAETLACGSGACGAVVVGITQNKLANNVTVELPGGKLKIYWKGPGHPVKMTGPADHVFDGQLYL; encoded by the coding sequence ATGTTAATGAATTTTTCCAAAATGCACGGCCTAGGTAACGACTTTTTAATGTTGGATAACGTTACGCAAAATATTTACTTGTCGAATGAACAAATTCGCAAGTTGGCCGATCGCAACTTTGGTGTTGGCTTTGACCAATTACTTGTGGTTGAACCGCCTTATGATCCTGAATTAGATTTTCACTATCGTATTTACAATGCTGATGGCAGTGAAGTAAGCCAATGCGGTAACGGTGCCCGTTGTTTTGCCCGTTTCGTTAAAATGAAAGGCCTAACTAACAAAAACAAAATTAAAGTTACCACCACTTCAGGTAAAATGACTCTTCACATTGAACGTGATGGGCAAGTCACTGTGACCATGCCAGTACCTGATTTTGAACCTAAAAAAATACCTTTTACCGCACAAAAAGTAGAAGGCACTTATATATTACGTGCTGATGAAGAAACTGTACTTTGTGGTGCGGTATCTATGGGTAACCCGCATTGTGTATTAACTGTAGATTCAGTAGCTGATGCTCCAGTTGCAATCTTAGGCAAAGCTTTAGCTGAGCATGAACGCTTCCCAGAAGGCGCTAATGTTAGCTTTATGGAAGTTGTGTCTCCTAAATATGTAAAACTTCGAGTTTATGAACGCGGCGCTGCTGAAACCTTGGCATGTGGTAGTGGTGCATGTGGTGCAGTTGTAGTTGGTATTACACAAAACAAATTAGCGAATAACGTTACGGTTGAATTACCGGGCGGCAAACTTAAAATATATTGGAAAGGTCCAGGGCATCCTGTAAAAATGACTGGCCCTGCAGATCACGTATTTGATGGACAACTTTACCTATGA
- the hemC gene encoding hydroxymethylbilane synthase — protein MTQQTLKIATRKSALALWQAEFVKARLEHFHSDLTVELVPMVTKGDIILDSPLSKVGGKGLFVKELEVAMLEGRADIAVHSMKDVPVEFPEGLGLEIVCEREDPRDAFVSNTINSLADLPQGAIVGTSSLRRQCQIKALRPDLDIRDLRGNVNTRLAKLDDGQYDAIILAAAGLIRLEMPERIQEFIEPEVMLPANGQGAVGIECRTDDERVKALLAPLEHKETRIRVLAERSMNRSLEGGCQVPIGSYAIIENEQLYLRGLVGAIDGSTILHSEIRGKLTNGDAMGTMLAEKLLKDGADVILKQVYEQK, from the coding sequence ATGACGCAACAAACGCTTAAAATAGCGACTCGAAAAAGCGCTCTGGCCCTTTGGCAGGCTGAATTTGTAAAAGCACGTTTAGAACATTTCCATTCTGACCTTACAGTTGAATTAGTGCCTATGGTAACTAAAGGCGATATTATTCTCGATTCGCCATTATCAAAAGTTGGCGGCAAAGGTTTATTTGTTAAAGAACTTGAAGTGGCTATGCTTGAAGGCCGTGCTGATATTGCTGTGCATTCAATGAAAGATGTGCCAGTAGAATTCCCTGAAGGGCTAGGTTTAGAAATTGTATGTGAACGTGAAGACCCACGTGATGCGTTTGTTTCAAATACAATTAACAGCCTGGCCGATTTACCACAAGGCGCTATTGTAGGTACATCAAGTTTACGTCGTCAGTGTCAAATTAAAGCATTACGCCCAGACTTGGATATTCGCGATTTACGCGGTAATGTAAATACTCGTTTAGCAAAATTGGACGATGGTCAATACGACGCTATTATTTTAGCTGCAGCTGGCTTAATTCGTTTAGAAATGCCAGAGCGTATTCAAGAATTTATTGAACCTGAAGTAATGCTGCCAGCAAATGGCCAAGGTGCTGTTGGTATAGAGTGTCGCACTGATGACGAACGAGTTAAGGCTTTACTTGCGCCACTTGAGCACAAAGAAACTCGCATTCGAGTGTTAGCTGAACGTTCAATGAACAGATCATTAGAAGGTGGTTGTCAGGTGCCAATTGGTAGTTACGCTATTATTGAAAATGAGCAGCTATATTTGCGCGGTTTAGTCGGAGCTATAGACGGCAGCACTATCTTGCACAGCGAGATTCGCGGTAAATTAACCAATGGTGATGCCATGGGTACTATGCTTGCCGAGAAGTTATTGAAAGACGGCGCCGATGTTATTTTAAAGCAGGTATATGAGCAAAAATAA
- a CDS encoding uroporphyrinogen-III C-methyltransferase, whose amino-acid sequence MTEKENNKAQTNTNKPDQPSAKISASDAARIAAKAKQQAQGSSKSKTVSPPTKQTVKTAPKAPTKSSPIKQKLSKTALLALLIAVSAGGGVGANYWWQQQQNNELEQRLAQNTKTSVIELDQHLQQQISALQKQSQQQINKLISDVEKRSGSRISALEQEIEQLIDSQPNNWQITEAEYLTRMAGRVLWLEKDASTAITLMNDADARIKDLKDPRMMKVRELLHEDIEKLKTLPKLQRDDIILTLMGLSKQVDDLTLATVQLPEETELKESTALTEDVSDWQENLAKSWAKFKDEFITVRRRSGNVEPLMEPKFEQNLYHNLELKFQQAQWAVSQGKKELFLTTVTDIQRWLSLHFDMTQVKTQQFNARLAEIKAMPVTVEYPQTLASQQALRAMLDNKPSKRLGGVKPQPLKTKKVVTKETEVIEPKAEPEQKPTPLNQEEGAA is encoded by the coding sequence ATGACCGAGAAAGAAAACAACAAAGCGCAAACGAATACCAATAAACCTGATCAGCCATCAGCAAAAATAAGTGCAAGTGATGCAGCTAGAATTGCCGCGAAAGCAAAACAGCAAGCTCAAGGCTCAAGTAAGAGCAAAACTGTATCACCGCCAACAAAACAAACAGTAAAAACAGCACCTAAAGCGCCAACAAAATCCTCTCCTATAAAACAAAAATTATCTAAAACCGCATTACTAGCTTTATTAATAGCAGTTAGCGCCGGTGGCGGTGTTGGTGCTAATTACTGGTGGCAACAACAGCAAAACAATGAATTGGAACAACGCTTAGCACAAAACACTAAAACAAGCGTGATAGAACTTGATCAACATTTACAGCAGCAAATTAGCGCTTTACAAAAACAATCTCAGCAACAAATTAACAAGTTGATTAGTGACGTTGAAAAACGTAGCGGTAGCCGTATTTCAGCATTAGAACAAGAAATTGAGCAGCTCATCGACAGTCAACCAAATAACTGGCAAATTACTGAGGCTGAATATTTAACTCGAATGGCTGGCCGTGTACTTTGGTTAGAAAAAGATGCAAGTACCGCTATTACGTTAATGAATGATGCTGACGCGCGAATTAAAGATTTAAAAGATCCTCGCATGATGAAGGTTCGAGAGCTATTACATGAAGACATCGAAAAGCTTAAAACACTACCAAAACTACAACGTGACGATATTATTTTAACGTTAATGGGTCTTAGTAAACAGGTAGATGATCTAACGTTAGCGACAGTGCAATTACCGGAAGAAACTGAACTTAAAGAAAGTACAGCTTTGACTGAAGATGTTAGTGACTGGCAAGAAAACTTAGCAAAAAGTTGGGCTAAATTTAAAGATGAGTTTATTACCGTTCGTCGTCGTTCTGGTAATGTTGAACCCTTGATGGAACCAAAATTCGAACAAAATTTATATCATAATTTAGAGCTGAAATTTCAACAAGCTCAATGGGCGGTTAGCCAAGGTAAGAAAGAATTATTCCTTACAACAGTGACCGATATTCAACGCTGGTTAAGTCTTCATTTTGATATGACCCAAGTTAAAACTCAGCAATTTAATGCTCGTTTAGCTGAAATAAAAGCAATGCCAGTAACGGTTGAATACCCGCAAACATTAGCGTCTCAACAAGCACTGCGAGCAATGCTTGATAACAAACCAAGCAAAAGACTGGGCGGCGTAAAACCACAACCACTTAAAACTAAAAAAGTGGTTACCAAAGAGACAGAGGTAATAGAACCTAAGGCTGAACCGGAACAAAAGCCAACCCCCCTTAATCAAGAGGAAGGTGCTGCATGA
- the lptM gene encoding LPS translocon maturation chaperone LptM — MLNKKLLVVVLSLLLCTVSSCGLKGPLYESDPVEEQKTEKSSETVSSVNKSNQ, encoded by the coding sequence ATGCTTAATAAAAAACTACTTGTTGTTGTATTATCATTACTTCTATGTACAGTTTCCTCATGTGGTCTAAAAGGACCTTTATATGAGAGTGATCCGGTTGAAGAACAAAAGACTGAAAAGTCTAGCGAAACAGTTAGCTCAGTCAATAAGAGCAACCAGTAA
- a CDS encoding heme biosynthesis HemY N-terminal domain-containing protein: protein MIRSIIKLVLLLALIAIAPFLIDEKGYILVAMGDLTYELTVVSAILLMVLASFIFAFLFWGSRIGFKFTSSAWRKLAFSNKAKAKREFQKGIGAYLLGDYKQAEELMAKCAEHSDMTNSAWLVAASAANKLGESAKTANYLKFIAQHPQAQENFSFETLLVAGRLNLDDKQFSKARALLDENHKLIGHDGRLLGLDIEINIHESKFEQATELIKTARKDKHLDRDKITDWEVRAFSGYFIELIQTSSVEAVAKYYKALSRKERQSEGIVLAYANCLIANGLVTNLENLVLPLIKKDASISFINAVKQLPIQNSEHIIFAVQKLLQKQPENTLWLSALAHLCVANKEYDKAHKAFTSLLKIEQNSDDLQGYAKLLELMGEHQQANRVYQELIAQG from the coding sequence ATGATCCGTTCAATAATTAAGTTAGTTTTATTGCTAGCACTTATCGCTATTGCGCCATTTTTGATTGATGAAAAAGGCTACATATTAGTCGCTATGGGCGATTTAACTTATGAACTCACCGTAGTAAGTGCCATTTTATTAATGGTTTTAGCTAGCTTTATTTTTGCTTTTTTATTTTGGGGTTCTCGGATTGGTTTTAAGTTTACTTCTAGCGCTTGGCGCAAATTAGCCTTTAGTAACAAAGCCAAAGCTAAACGTGAGTTTCAAAAAGGTATTGGTGCTTATCTGCTAGGTGACTATAAGCAGGCTGAGGAGTTAATGGCTAAATGTGCAGAGCATTCAGATATGACCAATAGTGCCTGGTTAGTTGCGGCGTCTGCAGCGAATAAATTAGGCGAGTCAGCGAAAACAGCAAATTATCTAAAATTTATAGCACAGCACCCACAGGCACAAGAGAACTTCAGTTTTGAAACATTACTGGTTGCAGGTCGTTTAAATTTAGACGATAAGCAATTCTCCAAAGCACGAGCACTGCTAGACGAAAACCATAAATTGATCGGGCATGATGGTCGCTTATTAGGCTTAGATATAGAAATCAATATTCATGAAAGTAAGTTCGAGCAAGCAACCGAGTTGATAAAAACCGCGCGCAAAGATAAACACTTAGACAGAGACAAAATTACTGATTGGGAAGTTCGTGCCTTCAGTGGATATTTTATCGAATTAATTCAAACAAGCAGCGTTGAAGCAGTCGCCAAATACTATAAAGCACTGTCAAGAAAAGAGCGCCAAAGTGAAGGTATTGTATTAGCTTATGCCAATTGTTTAATTGCCAATGGCTTGGTCACTAATTTAGAAAACTTAGTGTTACCGTTAATTAAAAAAGATGCGTCAATTAGTTTCATTAATGCAGTTAAACAACTACCAATACAAAATAGTGAACATATTATTTTTGCAGTACAAAAATTATTGCAGAAACAGCCCGAAAATACCTTGTGGCTAAGTGCCCTTGCTCATCTTTGTGTTGCCAATAAAGAATATGACAAGGCTCATAAAGCATTTACTTCGTTATTAAAAATTGAGCAAAATAGTGATGACTTACAAGGCTATGCAAAATTGTTAGAGCTAATGGGCGAACACCAACAGGCAAACCGAGTTTATCAAGAGCTTATTGCGCAGGGTTAA
- the lysA gene encoding diaminopimelate decarboxylase → MDFFNRQNNSLYAEDCSVTELASTYGTPLYVYSRATIERHWHAFDQAAKDMKHLICYAVKASSNIAILNVLARLGSGFDIVSKGELARVLKAGGDPAKVVFSGVGKKAEEIAYALEKGIHCFNVESEAELSRINEVAASMNMPASISMRVNPDVDAGTHPYISTGLKDNKFGIPIDHAVEIYQKAAAMSHLVVKGVDCHIGSQLTEVQPFLDALDRVLVLVDKLATVGIKLSHIDVGGGLGVPYQGETPPHPSEYAKAIADKMQGYDLELIYEPGRAIMANAGILVTEVEFLKTNQDKHFAIVDAAMNDLIRPALYQAWQEIVPVELNHSATTQNYDVVGPVCETGDFLGKNRDLAITAGDLLAVRSAGAYGFTMSSNYNSRPRVAEIMVDGEQSHLIRQRESIESLWQGEAVLP, encoded by the coding sequence GTGGACTTTTTTAACCGTCAAAATAATTCATTATATGCTGAAGATTGTTCAGTTACAGAATTGGCCAGTACTTATGGCACTCCGCTTTACGTTTATTCACGTGCAACCATTGAACGTCATTGGCACGCATTTGATCAAGCGGCCAAAGATATGAAACACTTGATTTGTTATGCAGTGAAAGCAAGTTCAAATATAGCTATTTTGAATGTACTCGCACGTTTAGGTTCAGGTTTTGACATTGTTTCAAAAGGTGAGCTGGCTCGAGTGCTTAAAGCTGGTGGCGATCCTGCTAAGGTAGTATTTTCTGGTGTCGGCAAAAAAGCCGAAGAAATTGCATACGCGTTAGAAAAAGGCATTCATTGTTTTAATGTTGAATCTGAAGCTGAGTTATCTCGCATTAATGAGGTAGCAGCAAGTATGAACATGCCAGCATCAATTTCAATGCGGGTAAATCCAGACGTAGATGCGGGTACTCACCCATATATTTCTACCGGTTTAAAAGACAACAAGTTTGGCATTCCTATTGATCATGCTGTTGAGATTTATCAAAAAGCAGCAGCAATGTCACATCTTGTGGTTAAAGGTGTCGATTGTCATATTGGTTCGCAGCTTACTGAGGTTCAGCCATTTTTAGATGCCTTAGACCGTGTACTGGTATTAGTCGATAAATTAGCAACAGTTGGTATTAAGTTAAGTCATATTGATGTTGGCGGTGGTTTAGGTGTGCCTTATCAAGGTGAAACGCCTCCGCATCCAAGCGAATACGCGAAAGCGATAGCCGATAAAATGCAAGGTTACGATTTAGAACTAATTTATGAACCTGGCCGCGCTATTATGGCAAATGCGGGTATTTTAGTAACCGAAGTTGAATTCTTAAAAACTAACCAAGATAAACATTTTGCCATTGTTGATGCTGCGATGAATGACCTAATTCGTCCTGCGCTTTATCAAGCATGGCAAGAAATTGTACCTGTTGAACTTAATCACAGTGCAACTACTCAAAACTATGATGTAGTTGGTCCTGTTTGTGAAACTGGTGATTTTTTAGGAAAGAATAGAGATTTAGCTATTACAGCTGGTGATTTACTTGCAGTCCGTAGCGCTGGTGCTTATGGTTTTACCATGAGTTCAAACTACAATTCTCGCCCAAGAGTGGCAGAAATTATGGTTGATGGTGAGCAATCTCATTTAATCCGTCAACGTGAGTCTATTGAGTCTTTATGGCAAGGTGAAGCGGTTTTACCGTAA
- the cyaY gene encoding iron donor protein CyaY produces the protein MNDSQYNLMTDELLLAIEEAIEECGVDIDYESVSGLLTLAFVNGTKIIINKQAPLHEVWVATKFNGHHFAYQNEQWIDKRGGDEFWQFLSKAVSVQAEAEITLQAE, from the coding sequence ATGAACGATAGCCAATATAACCTCATGACTGATGAGTTACTTTTAGCCATAGAAGAAGCAATAGAAGAATGTGGTGTAGATATTGATTATGAAAGCGTAAGCGGTTTATTAACCTTAGCCTTTGTCAATGGCACTAAAATTATTATCAACAAACAAGCTCCTTTACATGAAGTATGGGTAGCAACCAAATTTAATGGTCATCACTTTGCTTATCAAAATGAACAATGGATTGATAAACGCGGTGGTGATGAATTTTGGCAGTTTTTATCTAAAGCGGTAAGTGTTCAAGCAGAAGCTGAAATAACACTACAAGCAGAATAA
- a CDS encoding uroporphyrinogen-III synthase, translated as MSKNKLNVLLTRPLQKSQQLAKEIAPIASNIEITPLFAYKPGEQQVSLKQQLNNLNPEFIIIISPAAANFALQVTNFSNHIKSTTFIAVGQASANVLIAHGIENVIVPSIETSEGLLALSELQNIANKQVLIIRGNGGREFLKQQLELKQAKVAYNEVYKRQWLTFSAEQTIDKWRKDEINCIVITSSELLNKTLDLIADKNWANSCYWIVASTRIAEQAKAHGLKHVINANGANHQQIFQAMMALI; from the coding sequence ATGAGCAAAAATAAACTCAACGTTTTATTAACCAGACCTCTACAAAAATCTCAGCAGCTGGCAAAGGAAATTGCACCTATTGCCAGCAACATTGAGATCACACCTTTGTTCGCCTATAAACCAGGTGAACAGCAAGTTTCATTAAAACAACAACTTAACAATTTAAACCCCGAATTCATAATAATTATCAGCCCTGCGGCGGCTAACTTTGCACTGCAAGTTACCAATTTTTCTAACCATATAAAAAGCACAACATTCATCGCCGTTGGACAGGCCAGTGCTAACGTACTGATTGCTCATGGCATAGAAAATGTAATAGTTCCGAGCATTGAAACAAGTGAAGGATTATTGGCGCTAAGCGAACTACAAAATATTGCTAATAAACAGGTGTTAATTATTCGCGGTAATGGTGGTAGAGAGTTTTTAAAACAACAGCTTGAACTTAAACAAGCTAAAGTTGCCTATAATGAAGTGTATAAACGTCAGTGGTTAACTTTTTCAGCAGAGCAAACCATTGATAAATGGCGAAAAGATGAAATTAACTGTATTGTTATTACATCAAGTGAATTATTAAACAAAACCTTAGATTTAATAGCAGATAAAAACTGGGCAAATAGCTGTTATTGGATAGTTGCTAGTACGCGGATTGCCGAACAAGCCAAAGCACATGGTTTAAAACACGTTATTAATGCTAATGGTGCAAATCACCAGCAAATTTTTCAAGCAATGATGGCACTTATTTAA
- a CDS encoding HAD-IA family hydrolase: MRFYRRLSSFKAISFDLDDTLYDNYPVISKAEKELQQHLKDVAPVCATLSPDFWWQHRNVCLTNQPELCHDVTALRLACMQSGFEELGFSKIDAKQKSSQAFEYFLSHRNNLQVPESVRNLLMKLKSKFPLVAISNGNVSIEDIGISEYFSHSFFAGDGNLQKPESDMFEQACNKLNIQTNELLHIGDCTHADIYGALQAGCQTIWINNDEFGIKKKPLKVLPYAEFDHVEQLSIFL; encoded by the coding sequence GTGCGTTTTTATCGAAGGTTGTCATCATTTAAAGCAATAAGCTTTGATTTAGATGACACCTTATATGACAACTATCCGGTTATTTCTAAAGCTGAGAAAGAATTACAGCAACACCTTAAAGATGTGGCACCTGTGTGTGCAACATTAAGTCCTGATTTTTGGTGGCAGCATCGAAATGTCTGCCTTACTAATCAGCCAGAACTTTGTCATGACGTAACCGCCTTACGCCTTGCTTGTATGCAATCTGGATTTGAAGAGTTAGGCTTTTCTAAGATAGATGCTAAGCAAAAATCATCACAAGCGTTCGAATACTTTTTATCTCATCGTAATAATTTACAAGTGCCTGAATCAGTTAGAAATTTATTGATGAAATTAAAAAGTAAATTTCCTTTGGTCGCTATTTCAAATGGTAACGTCAGTATTGAAGATATCGGCATTAGTGAATATTTCAGTCATAGTTTTTTTGCGGGTGATGGAAACTTGCAAAAACCTGAAAGCGACATGTTTGAACAAGCTTGTAATAAACTTAATATTCAAACCAATGAACTCTTACATATTGGTGACTGCACCCACGCCGATATTTATGGTGCATTGCAAGCCGGTTGCCAAACCATTTGGATAAATAACGATGAATTTGGCATTAAAAAGAAACC
- a CDS encoding DUF484 family protein produces the protein MSDSKVANKNNVLDPMTADAEMDVLNDELVTTYLQDNPGFFGRNPQLLASLRFNDSKRGVVSLVERQQQIQRQKIHLLEEEITQLLTVANHNERLFTVYNDLYLSLIESSDLSHFLDCLTQTTTQLLNLASFKLYLTNKDFEIGHDSIIKSDCSSVINKRFDSKDYYFGRLQQQEKELVFGEQEVGSVVLVQLTEGDECLGFIAISSNDAEHFNPSMDTLLLNQFRTLVAKLLVQQLRKIGL, from the coding sequence ATGAGTGACAGCAAAGTAGCAAATAAAAATAATGTACTAGACCCGATGACAGCGGATGCAGAAATGGATGTGCTTAACGATGAGCTGGTAACTACTTACTTACAAGATAACCCAGGTTTTTTCGGCAGAAACCCACAGTTGCTTGCATCGTTACGATTTAATGATAGTAAGCGTGGCGTGGTTTCATTAGTTGAAAGACAGCAACAAATTCAACGTCAAAAAATTCATTTACTTGAAGAAGAAATTACTCAATTATTAACCGTAGCTAATCACAACGAGCGATTATTTACCGTTTATAATGATTTGTACTTAAGTTTGATTGAAAGCTCCGACTTATCTCACTTCTTAGATTGCTTAACTCAAACTACCACTCAACTATTGAATCTTGCTTCTTTTAAACTTTATTTAACCAATAAAGATTTTGAAATAGGCCATGACTCTATTATTAAAAGTGATTGTAGTTCCGTTATCAATAAGCGCTTTGATAGCAAAGACTATTACTTTGGCCGTCTGCAGCAACAAGAAAAAGAGTTGGTATTTGGTGAGCAAGAAGTAGGTTCAGTAGTACTAGTGCAGTTAACCGAAGGTGATGAGTGCCTAGGCTTCATTGCCATTAGCTCAAATGATGCAGAACACTTCAACCCATCTATGGATACATTATTATTAAACCAATTTCGCACACTTGTTGCTAAACTGTTAGTACAACAGTTACGGAAAATTGGGCTTTAA